In one Sphingomonas sanguinis genomic region, the following are encoded:
- a CDS encoding tyrosine-type recombinase/integrase, producing the protein MASRQPFTPASLDNLRSGSLTDPQTPGLIIEVGARGKKTWKYRRRLPDQDVTVKMTLGSYPAYRIGDAREWARELNSDVETGIDPREALREAAARAEMTVARAHALYMTAAREGRASRAKRLNKPRTIKDKQDIYDRDIAPTLGAKIIYEVTEKDLIKLVSKKGETAKVRANRLAAELKVFFGWAAGLRGLVVGLENDPSRRLGDLKFVETRRTRKLDLDEIRWFLQAVAPEKRDFRRGLILSLLTATRISELVKARSSEIENGVWTIPAARSKNSTAHAIALGPLGAAAICE; encoded by the coding sequence GTGGCATCGAGACAGCCTTTCACCCCGGCCAGCCTGGACAATCTGAGGTCCGGCTCGCTCACCGATCCGCAGACGCCCGGCCTCATCATCGAGGTCGGTGCCCGCGGTAAGAAGACCTGGAAGTATCGCCGTCGCCTCCCGGATCAGGATGTGACGGTGAAGATGACGCTGGGCAGCTATCCTGCGTACCGGATCGGCGATGCCCGCGAATGGGCGCGGGAACTTAATAGTGACGTCGAGACCGGCATCGACCCGCGCGAGGCGCTTCGCGAGGCGGCGGCACGGGCGGAGATGACCGTCGCCCGCGCGCACGCCCTCTATATGACGGCCGCGCGGGAAGGGCGCGCGTCGCGGGCCAAGCGCCTGAACAAGCCGCGCACGATCAAGGACAAGCAGGACATCTACGATCGCGATATCGCACCCACATTGGGTGCGAAGATCATCTACGAAGTGACCGAGAAAGACCTGATCAAACTGGTCTCGAAGAAGGGCGAAACCGCCAAGGTCCGGGCAAACCGGCTGGCCGCCGAACTGAAGGTCTTCTTCGGCTGGGCGGCGGGCTTGCGCGGACTGGTCGTCGGCCTGGAAAACGACCCGTCCCGGCGGCTGGGTGATCTGAAGTTCGTTGAAACACGTCGGACGCGAAAGCTCGACCTCGATGAGATCCGCTGGTTCCTGCAGGCCGTCGCGCCGGAGAAACGCGACTTCCGGCGTGGCCTGATCCTGTCCCTCCTGACCGCAACGAGGATCAGCGAACTGGTCAAGGCTCGTAGCTCCGAGATCGAGAATGGCGTGTGGACGATCCCCGCCGCCCGATCCAAGAACTCGACCGCGCATGCCATCGCCCTGGGGCCGTTGGGGGCAGCGGCTATTTGCGAGTAA
- a CDS encoding tyrosine-type recombinase/integrase, translating into MTIIAPVVAVSPLRQRLIDEMDMRRFGHETQRNYIRDVGRFATFLGRPPDTATAEDVRRFQIEQCDLGVPAPTMNAIVSALRFFFTQTLDRPDLARKLVRMRHVRKLPVVLSQDEVARLLAATTCLKHQAALSVAYGAGLRASEIAALKVRDIDSERMLLRVERGKGGRYRNAMLPAGLLALLREWWRVGRREGVLHVDGWLFPGQHYLKPVSTRQLHRIVVEASVAAGIGKRVGPHTLRHCFATHLLEDGIDVRIIQTLLGHAKLETTAYYTQVATRVLRNVTSPFDRLAATAREARASSG; encoded by the coding sequence ATGACCATTATTGCCCCGGTTGTTGCCGTCAGCCCGCTACGCCAGCGTCTCATCGACGAGATGGATATGCGCCGTTTCGGTCACGAGACGCAGCGTAACTACATCCGCGATGTCGGCCGGTTCGCCACGTTCCTCGGGCGCCCGCCGGACACGGCAACGGCGGAGGATGTCCGGCGCTTCCAGATCGAGCAATGTGACCTGGGCGTGCCGGCACCGACCATGAACGCCATCGTGTCGGCGCTGCGGTTCTTCTTCACGCAGACGCTCGACCGGCCGGACCTGGCGCGCAAGCTGGTCCGCATGCGGCACGTGCGCAAGCTGCCGGTGGTGCTGAGCCAGGACGAGGTGGCGCGGCTGCTCGCGGCGACCACGTGCCTGAAGCATCAGGCGGCGTTGTCCGTCGCCTATGGCGCGGGGTTGCGCGCGTCCGAGATCGCCGCGCTCAAGGTCCGCGACATCGACAGCGAGCGCATGCTGCTCCGGGTCGAGCGCGGCAAGGGCGGACGGTACCGGAACGCCATGCTCCCGGCCGGGCTGCTGGCGTTGCTGCGGGAATGGTGGCGGGTCGGTCGGCGGGAGGGTGTGTTGCACGTCGATGGCTGGCTGTTCCCCGGCCAGCACTATCTCAAGCCAGTCAGCACCCGGCAGTTGCACCGTATCGTCGTCGAGGCGAGCGTGGCGGCGGGCATCGGCAAGCGGGTTGGGCCGCACACGCTGCGGCACTGCTTCGCCACGCATCTTCTCGAGGATGGTATCGACGTCCGCATCATCCAGACGCTGCTGGGGCACGCGAAGCTGGAGACCACCGCCTATTACACGCAGGTCGCCACCCGGGTGTTGCGCAACGTCACCAGCCCATTCGACCGGCTGGCGGCAACCGCCAGAGAAGCAAGGGCGTCGAGCGGCTGA